A part of Corvus cornix cornix isolate S_Up_H32 chromosome Z, ASM73873v5, whole genome shotgun sequence genomic DNA contains:
- the ALPK2 gene encoding alpha-protein kinase 2 isoform X2: MVTPPLHGLKIPRYWLSCREAEASYQDQGMYYCCLNNMYGKVTAEFHLTAAVLERLSSFQSYEGVEEIEFMQLMFREDPLSSSYFGGTLHGAIMTEGMHFGEGMHRRAFRSRVLQGLAPAFAPGHPCVLKVHNALTYGTKSRDELLQKNYSLALQECYVQNTAREYAKLYAAEAEPLEGFGEVPEIIPIFLIHRPTNNIPYATVEEELVGEFVKYSVKDGKEVNFLRRDSEAGQKCCTFQHWVYEKTNGNLIVTDLQGVGMKLTDVGIATLAKGYKGFKGNCSFSFIEQFRALHQCNEYCDMLGLKSLRTTHQKQRKATSTKSKNLPNSSTVKKMVPKKAREHRDFISSEH; the protein is encoded by the exons CTGAAGCCAGTTACCAAGACCAGGGAATGTACTATTGCTGCTTGAATAACATGTATGGAAAGGTGACTGCTGAGTTTCATCTGACTGCTGCAG TATTGGAACGTCTTTCAAGTTTTCAGAGTTATGAAG GTGTGGAAGAAATCGAATTCATGCAGTTGATGTTCAGAGAAGATCCCCTCAGCTCCAGCTACTTTGGTGGGACACTGCATGGAGCAATAATGACAGAGGGGATGCACTTTGGCGAGGGGATGCACCGCAGAGCCTTCCGCAGCCGTGTCCTGCAGGGCCTGGCACCCGCCTTCGCCCCCGGCCACCCCTGCGTGCTCAAGGTGCACAACGCCCTCACCTATGGCACCAAGAGCAGGGAcgagctgctgcagaagaactACAGTCTGGCACTGCAG GAATGCTATGTCCAAAATACTGCAAGAGAGTATGCAAAGTTATATGCAGCTGAAGCTGAACCCTTGGAAGGCTTTGGAGAAGTACCAGA AATCATTCCGATTTTTCTTATTCATCGCCCCACTAATAACATCCCCTATGCCACAGTGGAGGAGGAGCTGGTTGGGGAGTTTGTGAAATACTCTGTCAAGGATGGCAAGGAAGTGAATTTCCTGAGAAGAGACTCAGAGGCTGGCCAGAAGTGTTGCACCTTTCAGCACTGGGTGTATGAGAAGACCAATGGGAACTTGATTGTCACTGACCTGCAAG GTGTAGGGATGAAGTTAACAGATGTTGGCATAGCAACCCTGGCCAAAGG ATACAAGGGATTTAAAGGCaactgctccttttccttcattGAGCAGTTCAGAGCCCTCCACCAGTGCAATGAGTACTGTGATATGCTGGGGCTGAAATCTCTCCGAACCACTCATcaaaaacagaggaaagcaaCGTCcactaaaagcaaaaatctgccAAACTCATCAACGGTAAAGAAAATGGTGCCCAAGAAGGCGAGAGAACATAGAGACTTCATTTCTTCAGAGCACTGA